The Streptomyces albofaciens JCM 4342 genome has a segment encoding these proteins:
- a CDS encoding aminotransferase class I/II-fold pyridoxal phosphate-dependent enzyme, whose protein sequence is MQRTALDPDPAPEPDPPAGLPVLPELAAHLAAAADRTDPEPPGGSRPLRAAACDYWGRRGLATVPERVLAAPGAPALLLALLAATGGDVLLPRPCAEWYAPGAGLLGRQAHRVPVPAESGGVPDAFALLEAVRRARSAGDGPRVLLVSVADDPSGTCPPPELVHEVCEAAAADGLWIVSDETGRDLLHDPHDTVVLSPAEMLPDDVVVLTDLRATLAPASWPVALARFPDTGRAARLRAATLDRLAALRTPVAGPVAAAVTRALAEPEAVRARTAAAARVHGTLAGALHHALTTCGAVCRPPHAGSHLYADFEPLRPVLAGKGITGPAGLEGALAPWAARGGHRFGDDPQALRVRLSTDALLGPDAGRRQQVLDAPDPLQLPHVAEALSALSATLASLTDTGPS, encoded by the coding sequence ATGCAGCGGACGGCCCTGGATCCGGATCCGGCCCCGGAGCCGGATCCCCCGGCGGGGCTGCCGGTCCTCCCGGAACTCGCCGCGCACCTCGCCGCCGCCGCGGACCGTACGGATCCCGAGCCGCCCGGCGGCTCCCGGCCGCTGCGCGCCGCCGCCTGCGACTACTGGGGGCGCCGGGGCCTGGCGACCGTGCCGGAGCGGGTGCTCGCCGCGCCGGGCGCGCCCGCCCTGCTCCTCGCCCTGCTCGCCGCGACCGGCGGCGACGTGCTGCTGCCGCGCCCCTGCGCCGAGTGGTACGCGCCGGGCGCCGGGCTGCTCGGCAGACAGGCCCACCGCGTCCCCGTACCGGCCGAATCCGGCGGCGTGCCGGACGCGTTCGCGCTGCTGGAGGCCGTACGCCGGGCCCGGTCGGCCGGTGACGGGCCGCGGGTCCTGCTGGTCTCCGTCGCCGACGACCCCAGCGGCACCTGCCCGCCGCCCGAGCTGGTGCACGAGGTATGCGAGGCGGCCGCGGCGGACGGGCTGTGGATCGTCAGCGACGAGACCGGCCGCGATCTGCTGCACGACCCGCACGACACGGTCGTCCTGAGCCCGGCCGAGATGCTGCCGGACGACGTCGTCGTCCTGACCGACCTGCGGGCCACCCTGGCCCCGGCCTCCTGGCCCGTCGCGCTGGCCCGGTTCCCGGACACCGGGCGCGCCGCCCGGCTGCGCGCCGCGACGCTGGACCGGCTGGCGGCGCTGCGCACCCCGGTGGCCGGGCCGGTCGCCGCCGCCGTCACCCGGGCACTCGCCGAACCGGAGGCCGTACGCGCCCGTACCGCCGCCGCGGCCCGGGTGCACGGCACGCTCGCCGGAGCGCTGCACCACGCCCTCACCACGTGCGGCGCCGTCTGCCGCCCCCCGCACGCGGGCAGTCACCTGTACGCGGACTTCGAACCGCTGCGCCCCGTGCTGGCCGGCAAGGGCATCACCGGACCGGCCGGGCTGGAAGGCGCGCTCGCGCCCTGGGCGGCGCGCGGCGGGCACCGCTTCGGCGACGATCCCCAGGCGCTGCGCGTACGGCTGAGCACCGACGCGCTGCTCGGGCCCGACGCGGGGCGGCGGCAACAGGTCCTCGACGCCCCCGATCCTCTTCAGCTGCCGCACGTGGCCGAGGCGTTGAGCGCCCTGTCCGCCACGCTCGCCTCGCTCACGGACACCGGCCCCTCGTAG
- a CDS encoding ANTAR domain-containing response regulator produces the protein MDATTPMRTLFATGASDLDEGSPARSLAHLAEQAAWCTPDSCGAAATVSTGEDTAEAPTAVTHPDLSALVSVQWESGEGPIPTALDSGRATGADDLLHESRWPEYRAEALQAGVRSSATLPYRRDGITLTITVYGFRPGLKVEKGCTATDVLGELAATGLARERRYREALAEVDQLDTALRTRPVVDQACGILMYVLGCDPDTAFDTLRRLSQRTNRKLSDLAGALVRTRGHGLEAELRCLDDRPRDTGRAAAARSGTEPGRTAGPGTGHGR, from the coding sequence GTGGACGCAACGACGCCTATGCGCACGCTCTTCGCGACCGGGGCGTCCGACCTCGACGAGGGGTCGCCCGCCCGTAGCCTGGCGCACCTCGCCGAGCAGGCCGCCTGGTGCACCCCCGACAGCTGCGGTGCCGCCGCCACGGTGAGCACCGGCGAGGACACCGCCGAAGCCCCCACCGCGGTGACCCACCCCGACCTGTCCGCCCTGGTCAGTGTCCAGTGGGAGTCCGGCGAAGGGCCCATCCCCACGGCGCTGGACAGTGGCAGGGCCACCGGCGCCGACGACCTGCTGCACGAGAGCCGCTGGCCCGAGTACCGGGCCGAGGCCCTACAGGCCGGAGTACGCTCCAGCGCCACCCTCCCGTACCGCCGGGACGGCATCACCCTCACCATCACCGTCTACGGCTTCCGCCCCGGCCTGAAGGTCGAGAAGGGCTGCACGGCCACCGACGTGCTCGGTGAGCTGGCCGCCACCGGACTGGCCCGGGAGCGCCGCTACCGGGAGGCCCTCGCCGAGGTGGACCAGCTCGACACCGCCCTGCGCACCCGGCCGGTGGTCGACCAGGCATGCGGCATCCTCATGTACGTGCTGGGGTGCGACCCGGACACCGCCTTCGACACGCTGCGCCGCCTGTCGCAGCGCACCAACCGCAAACTGTCCGACCTCGCCGGCGCCCTGGTCCGCACCCGCGGACACGGGCTGGAGGCCGAGCTGCGGTGCCTGGACGACAGGCCCCGGGACACCGGCCGCGCCGCGGCGGCGCGCAGCGGGACGGAGCCCGGCCGTACGGCCGGACCGGGCACCGGCCACGGTCGGTGA
- a CDS encoding PAS domain-containing protein: MAEGERVTAELTDFRRRVDELRAARALPSTERLSVLDAALLELQHVVDVILPRLERGLPAERDNGARRAADEQQLLRALFQRMPYAVALLGPDTVIRRLNFAGTRLFGMRAGYAAGRPLTASLAPEARAAFRSQIAAVSRNEGDRSLVVRLLPPPDGARREGESLRATMTALRPRGETGTSVLTVFLTGPEALAADRDGRAGRDGAGRTGTPPGLAELTRTTELMDLLDDMTMTILEAPRDPIAILDQACRVLRGRFADWVTADLVTRGGGPLVRVAAYGGAGPDAAHDGKDAHDGDGADALQAALASQPPGDCPVVVEAARAGNAHLQVRPEDLEAFGHDADGVPILARAGVTSLLCVPLRARSGPVRGVLTLLRTGGRRAFSMAEAGTVDRMARHLGRALRP, translated from the coding sequence ATGGCCGAGGGCGAGCGCGTGACGGCGGAACTCACCGATTTCCGCAGGCGGGTCGACGAGCTGCGCGCCGCCCGCGCCCTGCCCTCCACCGAGCGGCTGTCCGTGCTGGACGCCGCCCTGCTGGAGCTCCAGCACGTGGTCGACGTGATCCTGCCGCGCCTGGAGCGGGGCCTGCCCGCGGAGCGGGACAACGGCGCCCGGCGCGCCGCCGACGAACAGCAGCTGCTGCGGGCGCTGTTCCAGCGGATGCCGTACGCGGTCGCGCTGCTGGGCCCGGACACGGTGATACGGCGCCTGAACTTCGCCGGTACGCGGCTGTTCGGCATGCGCGCCGGCTACGCGGCGGGCCGCCCGCTGACCGCCTCGCTCGCCCCGGAGGCGCGGGCCGCGTTCCGCTCCCAGATCGCGGCGGTCTCCCGCAACGAGGGCGACCGCAGCCTGGTGGTGCGGCTGCTGCCGCCGCCGGACGGGGCGCGGCGGGAGGGCGAGTCGCTGCGCGCGACGATGACGGCGCTGCGGCCCCGCGGCGAGACGGGCACCTCCGTGCTCACGGTCTTCCTGACGGGTCCGGAGGCACTGGCGGCGGACCGGGACGGCCGGGCCGGGCGCGACGGCGCGGGCCGTACGGGGACGCCGCCCGGTCTGGCCGAGCTGACCCGCACCACGGAACTGATGGACCTCCTGGACGACATGACCATGACGATCCTGGAGGCGCCGCGGGACCCGATCGCGATACTCGACCAGGCCTGCCGGGTGCTGCGCGGCCGGTTCGCCGACTGGGTGACGGCCGATCTGGTGACCCGCGGCGGCGGGCCGTTGGTGCGGGTGGCGGCGTACGGGGGCGCCGGTCCGGACGCAGCGCACGACGGGAAGGACGCGCACGACGGGGACGGCGCGGACGCCTTGCAGGCCGCCCTGGCCTCCCAGCCGCCCGGGGACTGCCCGGTCGTCGTCGAGGCGGCCCGCGCCGGCAACGCCCATCTCCAGGTGCGCCCGGAGGACCTGGAGGCGTTCGGGCACGACGCGGACGGGGTGCCGATCCTCGCCCGCGCCGGGGTGACCTCCCTGCTATGCGTACCGCTGCGGGCCCGGTCGGGGCCCGTGCGCGGGGTGCTGACGCTGTTGCGCACGGGCGGGCGGCGGGCCTTCAGCATGGCCGAAGCGGGCACGGTGGACCGGATGGCCCGCCACCTGGGGCGGGCGCTGCGCCCCTGA
- a CDS encoding SDR family oxidoreductase yields MGNTPDTTLDGKVAFVGGASRNLGALISTTLGAQGARVAVHYNSDSSRAQAEDVVARINAGPGEAFALQADLTRVPEVERAFDEVVSRFGRLDHSVNTAGMVLKKPLTQITEEEYDRMFAVNAKAAFFVMREAARRVEDGGRIITVVTSLLAAYTGLYSVYAGSKAPVEHFTRALSKELFGRNVSVNAIAPGPMDTPFFYPAEDADSIAFHKSSAMNGDLTKIEDIVPWVRHLLTDGWWANGQTIFLNGGYTTR; encoded by the coding sequence ATGGGCAACACCCCGGACACGACGCTCGACGGCAAGGTCGCCTTCGTCGGAGGCGCGTCCCGCAACCTCGGCGCTCTCATCAGCACCACGCTCGGTGCCCAGGGCGCCCGGGTGGCGGTGCACTACAACAGCGACTCCTCCCGGGCGCAGGCCGAGGACGTCGTCGCGCGGATCAACGCCGGTCCGGGCGAGGCGTTCGCCCTCCAGGCCGACCTGACCCGCGTACCGGAGGTGGAACGGGCCTTCGACGAGGTCGTCAGCCGGTTCGGCAGGCTCGACCACAGCGTCAACACCGCGGGCATGGTGCTGAAGAAGCCGCTCACGCAGATCACGGAGGAGGAGTACGACCGGATGTTCGCGGTCAACGCCAAGGCCGCGTTCTTCGTGATGCGCGAGGCGGCCCGCCGTGTCGAGGACGGCGGCAGGATCATCACGGTCGTCACGTCCCTGCTCGCCGCGTACACCGGCCTGTACTCCGTCTACGCGGGCAGCAAGGCGCCGGTCGAGCACTTCACCCGCGCCCTGTCCAAGGAGCTGTTCGGCCGCAACGTCTCCGTCAACGCCATCGCGCCGGGGCCGATGGACACCCCGTTCTTCTATCCGGCCGAGGACGCGGACTCCATCGCGTTCCACAAGTCCTCGGCGATGAACGGCGACCTCACCAAGATCGAGGACATCGTGCCGTGGGTGCGGCACCTGCTGACCGACGGCTGGTGGGCCAACGGCCAGACGATCTTCCTCAACGGCGGCTACACCACCCGCTGA
- a CDS encoding SigB/SigF/SigG family RNA polymerase sigma factor → MPSVRTPLRQGASRGRHSECPGGARRTPQNKHPHDDAPDTGADFRRLMALPDGPERDALRQSIVCAWIPMAERLARQFRNRGETTEDLTQVAALGLVKAVDRYDPDRGCAFESFAVPTIVGEVKRHFRDHMWGLHVPRRVQELRNRVRAATLELTHAPDDHRPPARDIARHTGMTLEEVLIGMEALESYSTLSLDAELPGADDGYALVDTLGGPEPGFDLVVDREAIRPKLRMLPERERQILYLRFFCDMTQSRIADRLGISQMHVSRLINRTCTRLCDQVGGQAA, encoded by the coding sequence ATGCCCTCTGTACGCACACCTCTACGCCAGGGCGCCTCGCGCGGCCGGCACTCCGAGTGCCCGGGCGGCGCGCGCCGCACCCCCCAGAACAAGCACCCCCACGACGACGCGCCGGACACCGGCGCCGACTTCCGCAGGCTGATGGCGCTGCCCGACGGGCCGGAGCGGGACGCGCTGCGCCAGAGCATCGTCTGCGCCTGGATCCCGATGGCCGAACGCCTCGCCCGCCAGTTCCGCAACCGTGGCGAGACCACCGAGGACCTGACGCAGGTCGCGGCGCTCGGCCTGGTCAAGGCCGTGGACCGGTACGACCCGGACCGCGGCTGCGCCTTCGAGAGCTTCGCCGTGCCGACCATCGTCGGCGAGGTCAAGCGGCACTTCCGCGACCACATGTGGGGCCTGCACGTGCCCCGCCGCGTCCAGGAACTGCGCAACCGCGTCCGTGCGGCCACGCTCGAACTCACCCACGCACCCGACGACCACCGACCCCCGGCCCGGGACATCGCCCGGCACACCGGCATGACGCTGGAGGAGGTGCTGATCGGCATGGAAGCGCTGGAGAGCTATTCGACGCTCTCCCTGGACGCCGAACTGCCGGGCGCCGACGACGGCTACGCCCTCGTCGACACCCTCGGCGGCCCGGAGCCCGGCTTCGATCTCGTCGTCGACCGCGAGGCGATCCGCCCCAAGCTGCGGATGCTCCCCGAGCGCGAGCGGCAGATCCTCTACCTGCGGTTCTTCTGTGACATGACGCAGAGCCGCATCGCCGACCGGCTCGGCATCTCCCAGATGCACGTCTCCCGGCTCATCAACCGCACCTGCACCCGCCTGTGTGATCAGGTGGGCGGGCAGGCGGCCTAG
- a CDS encoding enolase C-terminal domain-like protein yields MNVERLDVTAYTVPTDAPEADGTLAWDTTTVIVVEARSGTTTGLGWTYAAADTGSVVRDLLTRPVLGRSALDVQGAYEAMSRAVRNAGRPGLIACALSAVDIALWDLKARLLELPLLHLIGAVRDVVPVYGSGGFTTYHDTHLATQLNGWVHGQGIERVKIKIGEEWGRAVERDLARVRHARTAIGPHAELYVDANGAYTRKQAVRVGRFLADQGVGWFEEPVSSDDLEGLRVVRDLVVCDVAAGEYGYDLPYFARMAPVVDCLQIDATRCGGLTVWLRAAALAEAHGLEVSAHCAPHAHAHPAACVPNFRHIEWFHDHVRIESMFFDGGLDPSGGAVRPGANHLPGHGLLFRHEEATPYRVL; encoded by the coding sequence ATGAACGTCGAGCGGCTGGACGTCACCGCCTACACCGTCCCCACCGACGCGCCGGAAGCCGACGGCACCCTCGCGTGGGACACCACCACCGTCATCGTCGTCGAGGCCCGCTCCGGCACGACCACCGGCCTCGGCTGGACCTACGCCGCCGCCGACACCGGCTCGGTCGTGCGCGACCTGCTGACCCGGCCGGTCCTCGGCCGCAGCGCGCTGGACGTGCAGGGCGCGTACGAGGCGATGAGCCGGGCGGTGCGCAACGCGGGCCGGCCCGGCTTGATCGCCTGCGCGCTGTCCGCGGTGGACATCGCCCTGTGGGACCTGAAGGCGCGGCTGCTGGAGCTGCCGCTGCTGCACCTGATCGGCGCGGTGCGCGACGTGGTGCCGGTCTACGGGTCCGGCGGGTTCACCACGTACCACGACACCCATCTGGCGACGCAGTTGAACGGGTGGGTGCACGGCCAGGGCATCGAACGGGTCAAGATCAAGATCGGTGAGGAGTGGGGCCGGGCCGTCGAACGCGACCTGGCCCGCGTGCGGCACGCCCGTACGGCCATCGGCCCGCACGCCGAGCTGTACGTGGACGCCAACGGCGCCTACACCCGCAAGCAGGCCGTACGGGTCGGCCGGTTCCTCGCCGACCAGGGCGTGGGCTGGTTCGAGGAGCCGGTGTCCTCCGACGACCTGGAGGGGCTGCGGGTGGTCCGGGACCTGGTGGTGTGTGATGTGGCGGCCGGTGAGTACGGCTACGACCTGCCGTACTTCGCCCGGATGGCGCCGGTCGTGGACTGCCTCCAGATCGACGCCACCCGCTGCGGCGGCCTGACGGTCTGGCTGCGCGCCGCGGCCCTCGCCGAGGCCCACGGCCTGGAGGTCTCCGCCCACTGCGCCCCGCACGCGCACGCCCACCCGGCCGCGTGCGTGCCGAACTTCCGGCACATCGAGTGGTTCCACGACCATGTGCGCATCGAGTCGATGTTCTTCGACGGCGGCCTCGACCCGTCGGGCGGCGCCGTACGGCCCGGCGCGAACCATCTGCCGGGCCACGGCCTGCTGTTCCGCCACGAGGAGGCGACGCCGTACCGGGTGCTGTGA
- a CDS encoding DUF6158 family protein — protein MPSHDTPTDAPRPAPAQAATPGVPPARLDEQQLLRELETIHRTRHDTLLHGSSDALTTHNARMAELEGEYLRRHPRRWVTSGRTRAGARARTGS, from the coding sequence ATGCCGTCCCACGACACGCCCACGGACGCCCCGCGGCCCGCGCCTGCGCAGGCCGCCACGCCGGGGGTCCCGCCCGCACGTCTCGACGAACAGCAACTGCTGCGCGAGCTGGAGACCATCCACCGCACCCGGCACGACACGCTGCTGCACGGCTCCAGCGACGCGCTGACCACCCACAACGCCCGCATGGCGGAGCTGGAGGGCGAGTACCTGCGGCGCCACCCGCGCCGCTGGGTCACCTCCGGCCGTACCCGCGCCGGCGCCCGCGCCCGTACCGGCTCCTGA
- a CDS encoding CBS domain-containing protein, translating to MAQFVRDVMTSGVAAVQPDASLVEAAQLMRAQDIGDVLVTQDGVLLGVVTDRDIALRAVADGVDPLAVSCRSVCTPEPVCVGPDDHISEAVTLMRVNAVRRLPVVENGTPVGVVSIGDLARAQDPDSALADISRAAPDGCPDGGATGPGPVRRPGW from the coding sequence ATGGCACAGTTCGTGAGGGACGTCATGACGTCGGGCGTCGCGGCGGTCCAGCCGGACGCCTCGCTCGTGGAGGCGGCGCAGCTGATGCGTGCGCAGGACATCGGCGATGTGCTGGTGACGCAGGACGGTGTGCTGCTGGGGGTGGTCACCGACCGCGACATCGCGCTGCGGGCGGTGGCCGACGGCGTCGATCCGCTCGCCGTGTCCTGCCGCTCGGTGTGTACGCCCGAGCCGGTCTGTGTGGGGCCCGACGACCACATCAGCGAGGCGGTGACGCTGATGCGCGTCAACGCGGTCCGGCGGCTCCCGGTGGTGGAGAACGGGACGCCGGTGGGGGTGGTCAGCATCGGTGACCTGGCCCGCGCGCAGGACCCGGACTCGGCGCTCGCGGACATCAGCCGGGCCGCCCCGGACGGCTGTCCGGACGGCGGCGCGACGGGCCCCGGGCCCGTCCGGCGCCCGGGGTGGTGA
- a CDS encoding bifunctional phosphatase PAP2/diacylglycerol kinase family protein produces the protein MRKLLSTWDRQIFDHVAARHWPGAQRVLPRLTRTADHGLLWMGIAAGAAVLGGRPMRRAALRGVASLATASATVNTLGKRSVRRDRPLLEAVPVIRQLSRQPFTTSFPSGHAASAAAFATGVAFENKWWGLALAPVAASVAFSRVYTGVHYPGDVLAGAALGVGAALAVRGLAPTRAQLAPPARPAADAPALPAGRGLFVVANHASGQRTGARPDREQEVRGVLPEAEVTLCGDPESPPMDKALEEAAEQARRAGGALGVLGGDGTVRAAAAVAVRHGLPLAVLPGGTRNHFAYDLGIETLADAARAVTSGEAVAVDLAGFRTARGEDPTYFLNTFSIGAYPELVRVREEWAGRIGAWPAGVLAAWKVLRTADPVTVEVNGKRREVWLLFAGNCAYRGLGLAPVRRHDLADGVLDVRVVHGGRLARTRLLTAALTGALRHSPVLSESRMRSVRIGGLAAGSVLAYDGEVDDAPGELTICKKNEALTVYRLLPE, from the coding sequence ATGCGAAAGCTGCTGAGTACGTGGGACCGCCAGATCTTCGACCATGTCGCGGCACGGCACTGGCCGGGCGCGCAGCGCGTGCTGCCACGGCTGACACGCACCGCCGACCACGGCCTGCTGTGGATGGGCATCGCGGCGGGCGCGGCCGTCCTGGGCGGACGGCCGATGCGGCGGGCCGCGCTGCGCGGGGTGGCCTCGCTGGCGACGGCGTCGGCGACGGTCAACACCCTGGGCAAGCGCTCGGTCCGCCGCGACCGGCCGCTGCTGGAGGCCGTGCCGGTCATACGGCAGCTGAGCCGCCAGCCGTTCACCACCTCCTTCCCGTCCGGCCACGCGGCCTCGGCGGCGGCGTTCGCCACCGGGGTCGCCTTCGAGAACAAGTGGTGGGGGCTGGCCCTGGCGCCGGTCGCCGCCTCCGTCGCGTTCTCCCGCGTGTACACCGGCGTGCACTACCCGGGCGACGTACTGGCGGGCGCCGCGCTCGGGGTGGGCGCGGCGCTGGCCGTACGGGGGCTCGCGCCGACCCGGGCGCAGCTGGCGCCCCCGGCCCGCCCGGCGGCCGACGCGCCCGCGCTGCCGGCGGGCCGCGGGCTGTTCGTGGTGGCCAACCACGCGTCCGGGCAGCGCACCGGGGCGCGCCCCGACCGGGAGCAGGAGGTGCGCGGCGTGCTGCCGGAGGCCGAGGTGACGCTGTGCGGCGATCCGGAGTCCCCGCCGATGGACAAGGCGCTGGAGGAGGCCGCCGAGCAGGCCAGGCGGGCGGGCGGCGCGCTGGGCGTGCTGGGCGGGGACGGCACGGTCCGCGCCGCGGCGGCGGTCGCCGTACGGCACGGCCTGCCGCTGGCGGTGCTGCCCGGCGGCACCCGCAACCACTTCGCCTACGACCTGGGCATCGAGACCCTGGCGGACGCCGCCCGCGCGGTGACCAGCGGCGAGGCGGTCGCGGTGGACCTGGCCGGTTTCCGTACCGCGCGGGGCGAGGACCCGACGTACTTCCTCAACACCTTCTCCATCGGCGCGTACCCGGAGCTGGTGCGGGTGCGCGAGGAGTGGGCGGGCCGGATCGGGGCCTGGCCGGCCGGGGTGCTGGCGGCCTGGAAGGTGCTGCGCACGGCCGATCCGGTGACGGTGGAGGTCAACGGGAAGCGGCGGGAGGTGTGGCTGCTGTTCGCGGGCAACTGCGCGTACCGCGGGCTGGGCCTGGCGCCGGTGCGACGGCACGACCTGGCGGACGGCGTGCTGGACGTGCGGGTGGTGCACGGCGGGCGGCTGGCCCGTACGCGCCTGCTGACCGCGGCACTGACGGGCGCGCTGCGGCACTCCCCCGTGCTGAGCGAGTCCCGGATGCGCTCGGTGCGGATCGGCGGGCTGGCGGCGGGCAGCGTGCTGGCGTACGACGGCGAAGTGGACGACGCGCCGGGCGAGTTGACGATCTGCAAGAAGAACGAGGCGCTGACCGTCTACCGCCTGCTGCCCGAATAG
- a CDS encoding methyltransferase domain-containing protein yields MPHESAVHAAEHRESAVYTHGHHESVLRSHTWRTAANSAAYLLDALKPHMEILDIGCGPGTITADLAALVPDGRVTGLERAPEVLAQARATAEGRGLSNVRFVTGDVHALDFPDASFCVTHAHQVLQHVGDPVRALREMRRVTKPGGVVAARDADYATMTWYPAVEGLGGWLDLYHRVARANGGEPDAGRRLRAWAREAGFADAAITSTATAWCYATPEERAWWSGLWADRTVASSYARLAVDGGHATEDELRRIAAAWREWGAREDAWFGVLHGEILCRV; encoded by the coding sequence ATGCCGCACGAGTCCGCCGTCCACGCCGCGGAGCACCGCGAGTCCGCCGTCTACACCCACGGCCACCACGAGTCCGTCCTGCGCTCGCACACCTGGCGCACCGCGGCCAACTCGGCCGCGTACCTGCTGGACGCGCTGAAGCCGCACATGGAGATCCTGGACATCGGCTGCGGCCCCGGCACCATCACGGCCGATCTGGCCGCGCTGGTGCCGGACGGCCGGGTGACCGGGCTGGAGCGGGCGCCGGAGGTGCTGGCACAGGCGCGGGCCACCGCCGAGGGGCGCGGCCTGTCCAACGTCCGCTTCGTGACCGGCGATGTCCACGCACTGGACTTTCCCGACGCCTCCTTCTGTGTCACCCACGCCCACCAGGTCCTCCAGCACGTGGGCGACCCGGTCCGGGCGCTGCGCGAGATGCGGCGCGTGACGAAGCCGGGCGGCGTGGTGGCCGCACGGGACGCGGACTACGCGACCATGACCTGGTACCCGGCGGTCGAGGGGCTGGGCGGCTGGCTGGACCTCTACCACCGGGTGGCCCGCGCCAACGGCGGCGAGCCGGACGCGGGGCGGCGCCTGCGCGCCTGGGCGCGGGAAGCCGGCTTCGCCGACGCCGCGATCACCTCGACCGCCACCGCCTGGTGCTATGCGACACCGGAGGAACGTGCCTGGTGGAGCGGCCTGTGGGCGGACCGTACGGTCGCCTCCTCGTACGCCCGGCTGGCGGTGGACGGCGGCCACGCCACCGAGGACGAGCTGCGCCGGATCGCCGCCGCCTGGCGGGAGTGGGGCGCGCGGGAGGACGCCTGGTTCGGGGTCCTGCACGGGGAGATCCTCTGCCGGGTGTGA
- a CDS encoding CapA family protein has protein sequence MTRTHGLAVLAALTLLAAGCGPRQPAAGRHGATSGQPARAAEPGGFTLLATGDVLPHTEIIEQARKDAHGHGHDFRPMLAGVRAQVSAADLAICHMETVYGADGGPFTGYPAFQSPPQVAAALKATGYDSCSTASNHTLDAGADGVRRTLGALDAAGVRHTGSARSAAEAARPTLLKAGRATVAQLAYTYGTNGIAVPEGRPWTVSLIDRDKILADARAARRAGADVVVASLHWGTEWQQEPDGQQRGLARDLTAARTGDRPDIDLVIGTHAHVPQAYEKVNGTWVVYGMGDQLAGYMYNPQGAVDSRGNQSSMARFTFAPPDTAGGRWKVTKAEFVPQFTDVDRDFRVVPLTAAAPAGSAYARARDAIRDVVLSRGAADDGLTMAD, from the coding sequence GTGACGCGAACGCACGGACTGGCCGTCCTGGCCGCACTGACGCTCCTGGCGGCGGGCTGCGGACCCCGGCAGCCCGCCGCCGGACGGCACGGCGCCACCTCGGGACAGCCCGCCAGGGCCGCGGAGCCCGGCGGCTTCACCCTCCTGGCCACCGGCGACGTGCTCCCGCACACCGAGATCATCGAGCAGGCCCGCAAGGACGCGCACGGCCACGGCCACGACTTCCGGCCCATGCTCGCCGGGGTACGCGCGCAGGTGTCCGCCGCCGACCTGGCGATCTGCCACATGGAGACGGTGTACGGCGCCGACGGCGGACCCTTCACCGGCTACCCCGCCTTCCAGTCCCCGCCCCAGGTCGCCGCCGCCCTCAAGGCCACCGGCTACGACTCCTGCTCCACCGCCTCCAACCACACCCTGGACGCGGGCGCCGACGGGGTGCGCCGCACGCTCGGCGCGCTGGACGCGGCGGGCGTGCGGCACACCGGCTCGGCCCGCTCCGCCGCCGAGGCCGCCCGTCCCACCCTGCTCAAGGCCGGCCGGGCGACGGTCGCGCAGCTCGCGTACACCTACGGCACGAACGGCATCGCCGTACCCGAAGGGCGGCCCTGGACGGTCAGCCTGATCGACCGGGACAAGATCCTCGCCGACGCGCGGGCCGCCCGCCGGGCGGGCGCCGACGTGGTCGTGGCCAGCCTCCACTGGGGCACCGAGTGGCAGCAGGAACCCGACGGGCAGCAGCGCGGCCTCGCCCGGGACCTCACCGCCGCCCGCACCGGGGACCGCCCCGACATCGACCTGGTCATCGGGACCCACGCACACGTTCCGCAGGCGTACGAGAAGGTCAACGGCACCTGGGTCGTCTACGGGATGGGCGACCAGCTGGCAGGCTACATGTACAACCCGCAGGGCGCGGTGGACTCCCGCGGCAACCAGAGCTCCATGGCCCGCTTCACCTTCGCCCCGCCCGACACCGCGGGCGGACGCTGGAAGGTCACCAAGGCGGAGTTCGTCCCGCAGTTCACCGACGTGGACCGCGACTTCCGTGTCGTCCCGCTGACCGCCGCGGCGCCCGCCGGCTCCGCCTACGCGCGGGCCCGCGACGCCATCCGCGACGTGGTCCTGTCGCGGGGCGCCGCCGACGACGGCCTGACGATGGCCGATTGA
- a CDS encoding VOC family protein: MDILGTSLRVCVTDLDAAIGVYERLTGAEAMRFHHGGVSVAAVGCFMLMSGPEAQLSILRKITATLAVEDVDDAVADLTAVGAQIIAGPLPTPIGRNVVARHPDGTVFEYVDRKAA; the protein is encoded by the coding sequence ATGGACATTCTGGGGACCTCGCTGCGCGTGTGCGTGACCGACCTCGACGCCGCGATCGGCGTGTACGAACGTCTGACCGGCGCCGAGGCGATGCGCTTCCACCACGGTGGCGTCTCGGTCGCGGCCGTCGGCTGCTTCATGCTGATGAGCGGTCCGGAGGCACAGCTGTCGATCCTCCGCAAGATCACCGCGACGCTCGCCGTCGAGGACGTGGACGACGCGGTGGCCGATCTGACGGCGGTCGGCGCGCAGATCATCGCGGGCCCGCTGCCGACGCCGATCGGCCGCAACGTCGTCGCCCGCCACCCGGACGGCACGGTCTTCGAGTACGTCGACCGCAAGGCGGCCTGA